A region of Salvelinus namaycush isolate Seneca chromosome 9, SaNama_1.0, whole genome shotgun sequence DNA encodes the following proteins:
- the LOC120053770 gene encoding 40S ribosomal protein S27-like — MSLNKDLIHPTLEAERQRHKKKRLVQSPNSYFMDVKCPGCYRITTVFSHAQRVVPCGGCSFVLCQPRGGKCRLTEGCSFRRKQR, encoded by the exons CTCAATAAGGACCTAATACACCCTACTTTGGAGGCTGAGAGGCAAAGACACAAGAAGAAGAGGTTGGTTCAGAGTCCCAACTCCTACTTCATGGATGTAAAATGCCCTG GCTGCTACAGGATCACCACAGTGttcagtcatgcccagagagtGGTTCCCTGTGGCGGCTGCTCCTTCGTCCTGTGCCAGCCCAGAGGGGGGAAATGTCGCCTCACTGAGG GCTGCTCCTTCAGAAGAAAGCAACGCTGA